A genomic stretch from Deltaproteobacteria bacterium includes:
- a CDS encoding DUF507 family protein: MRLSEERISHLSHLILDQLLNKGFLFVSELEEPALRRKIKTVFLGELSKEDELDDRVRKKIASYRRDIPEGSSEWDILYQRFYNEEKGKSGSR; the protein is encoded by the coding sequence GTGCGGTTAAGTGAAGAACGGATCTCCCATCTTTCGCATCTGATTCTCGATCAGCTTCTCAACAAGGGGTTCCTCTTTGTCTCCGAGCTTGAGGAACCGGCGCTGCGCCGGAAGATTAAAACGGTCTTTCTCGGCGAACTGAGCAAAGAAGATGAACTCGATGACCGTGTCCGGAAAAAAATTGCATCCTATCGAAGGGATATCCCGGAGGGGAGCAGCGAATGGGATATCCTGTATCAACGATTTTACAATGAGGAGAAGGGAAAGAGTGGATCGCGGTAG